One window from the genome of Bacillus tianshenii encodes:
- a CDS encoding acryloyl-CoA reductase: MTDSFRALVVNKTEEDFTVNIENLTLDDLPEGDVTIKVAYSSVNYKDGLASIPNGKIVNSYPFVPGIDLAGTVTASNDDRYKEGDEVIVTSYELGVAHYGGYSEYARVPGDWVVPLPNSLSLKEAMAIGTAGFTAALSVHHLEQKGLKPEDGPVLVAGATGGVGSMAVMMLANKGYEVWASTGKESEHDYLKQLGAKEILSREDVTPEKIPPLGKQRWAGAVDPVGGDTLAALLSQTKYGGSVAVSGLTGGGKVPASVFPFILRGVNVLGVDSVYCPIELRKQIWEQAANNLNRDLLNEQIAQEVTLEKLPEVLANILKSKVRGRTVVNVQA, from the coding sequence ATGACAGATTCATTTCGCGCACTCGTCGTAAACAAAACAGAGGAAGACTTTACAGTAAACATTGAAAATTTAACGTTAGATGACTTACCTGAAGGTGATGTGACAATAAAAGTCGCTTATTCTAGTGTTAATTATAAAGATGGTCTTGCAAGCATTCCGAATGGGAAAATTGTAAACTCCTATCCTTTCGTCCCAGGCATCGACCTTGCTGGTACTGTTACTGCTTCAAATGATGACCGGTATAAAGAAGGCGATGAAGTTATCGTTACAAGCTATGAGCTCGGTGTTGCTCATTATGGGGGCTACAGTGAATACGCACGTGTACCTGGTGATTGGGTGGTACCTCTTCCGAACAGCTTAAGCTTGAAAGAAGCAATGGCCATTGGAACGGCTGGTTTTACAGCAGCTCTTTCTGTCCATCACCTCGAACAAAAAGGACTAAAGCCTGAAGACGGTCCTGTTCTTGTCGCTGGAGCAACAGGCGGCGTTGGCAGCATGGCAGTTATGATGCTTGCGAATAAAGGATATGAGGTATGGGCAAGCACAGGAAAAGAAAGTGAGCATGATTATTTAAAACAACTCGGCGCTAAAGAAATTCTTTCACGCGAAGATGTTACACCTGAGAAAATTCCACCACTTGGGAAGCAACGCTGGGCTGGTGCAGTCGACCCTGTTGGCGGTGACACCCTTGCAGCACTTCTCAGCCAAACGAAATATGGTGGTTCAGTTGCTGTCAGCGGTTTAACTGGCGGAGGAAAAGTACCTGCATCGGTCTTCCCTTTCATTCTTCGTGGAGTGAACGTTCTTGGTGTTGACTCTGTTTATTGCCCAATAGAGCTTCGCAAGCAAATCTGGGAGCAAGCAGCCAATAATTTAAACCGCGACCTTCTTAATGAGCAAATCGCGCAAGAAGTGACACTTGAAAAGCTTCCAGAAGTATTAGCAAACATTCTAAAATCCAAAGTAAGAGGACGTACAGTCGTGAATGTTCAAGCATAA
- the aspA gene encoding aspartate ammonia-lyase — protein sequence MTEKKSIRIEKDFLGEKQVPSEAYYGVQTLRAVENFPITGYRIERSLIRGMAIVKKSAALANMEIGQLDKRIGQAIIDAADEVIDGKWSDQFIVDPIQGGAGTSINMNTNEVIANRALELLGEPKGSYKVISPNSHVNMAQSTNDAFPTGIHIAVLIMLDGLLHEMEDLHRSFHRKAEEFDHLLKMGRTHLQDAVPIRLGQEFEAYARVLRRDIERVSNSRQHVYEVNMGATAVGTGLNADPEYIDKVVQHLSENSGYPIVKADHLVDATQNTDCYLDVSAALKVCMMNMSKVANDLRMMASGPRCGLGEISLPARQPGSSIMPGKVNPVMAEVLNQCAFQVIGNDHTICLASEAGQFELNVMEPVLVFNLLQSIKIMTNTFNVFRKHCLDGITANEERMKHYVDNSVGIITAINPHVGYETAAAIAKEAIATGKSVRELCVEKDVLTTEELDTILHPYEMTDPGIAGKELLKRK from the coding sequence AAGAAGCTTGATTCGCGGGATGGCAATCGTTAAGAAATCAGCTGCACTGGCTAATATGGAAATAGGCCAATTAGATAAACGGATTGGACAAGCTATTATAGATGCTGCAGATGAAGTGATCGATGGAAAATGGAGTGACCAGTTTATCGTTGATCCAATTCAAGGCGGGGCAGGTACCTCAATTAATATGAATACCAATGAAGTTATCGCGAATCGGGCTCTTGAGCTGCTCGGGGAACCTAAAGGAAGCTATAAAGTGATTAGTCCGAACTCACATGTAAATATGGCCCAATCAACAAACGACGCCTTTCCAACAGGTATCCATATTGCGGTACTCATTATGTTGGATGGACTTCTACATGAAATGGAAGATTTACATCGTTCATTCCATCGCAAAGCAGAAGAATTTGACCACCTGCTAAAAATGGGGCGTACTCACCTGCAAGATGCTGTACCAATTCGATTAGGTCAAGAATTTGAAGCATATGCGCGTGTGTTGCGTCGTGATATTGAACGGGTAAGCAACTCCCGTCAGCATGTCTATGAAGTGAATATGGGAGCAACAGCTGTTGGTACAGGCCTAAATGCAGACCCTGAATATATTGACAAAGTTGTGCAACACTTAAGTGAAAATAGCGGGTACCCAATTGTAAAAGCCGATCATCTCGTTGATGCAACACAAAATACTGACTGCTATCTTGATGTATCTGCAGCCTTAAAAGTATGTATGATGAACATGTCTAAAGTGGCAAATGATCTGCGAATGATGGCATCCGGCCCTCGCTGTGGCTTAGGTGAAATTTCACTGCCTGCCCGCCAGCCTGGTTCGTCAATCATGCCTGGTAAAGTAAACCCTGTCATGGCAGAAGTATTAAATCAATGTGCCTTCCAAGTGATCGGAAACGACCATACGATCTGCCTTGCATCAGAAGCTGGTCAATTTGAATTAAATGTCATGGAGCCAGTACTTGTGTTCAACTTACTGCAATCGATAAAAATCATGACAAACACATTTAATGTATTCCGCAAACATTGCCTAGATGGCATTACCGCAAATGAAGAAAGAATGAAGCATTATGTAGATAATAGTGTTGGTATTATTACAGCAATCAACCCTCATGTTGGCTATGAAACAGCTGCCGCTATCGCGAAGGAAGCAATAGCCACAGGGAAATCTGTACGAGAACTTTGTGTAGAAAAAGATGTCCTAACTACAGAGGAACTCGATACTATCCTTCATCCTTATGAAATGACTGATCCAGGGATTGCAGGTAAAGAGCTATTAAAAAGAAAATAA
- the bioD gene encoding dethiobiotin synthase yields the protein MAGYFITGTDTDVGKTVVTSLLTAYFQRAGVNVFPYKPIQSGAISENGELQAPDVQMYQRVLPSLEPTKACTYLLKKPSSPHLAAQEENIRFDISMVHHNASQLQTEHDLVLVEGAGGLIVPLKEGYCMLDFMKELKLPVILVARAGLGTINHTVLSVMALKQANISIAGILLNRLHEEDPTIENDNAVMIERLTNVPVLGTVPHLNNLDDTFKNEHSLKGIFKEMNLDRLKGETTV from the coding sequence ATGGCTGGTTATTTCATTACAGGTACTGATACAGATGTTGGGAAAACTGTCGTTACAAGCTTGCTGACAGCCTATTTTCAAAGAGCTGGGGTTAATGTATTTCCATACAAGCCGATCCAAAGCGGAGCCATCAGCGAAAATGGTGAATTGCAAGCACCTGACGTTCAAATGTACCAACGCGTCTTACCATCATTAGAACCAACAAAAGCTTGTACATACTTACTCAAAAAGCCAAGTTCACCACACCTTGCTGCACAAGAAGAAAATATTCGGTTTGATATCAGCATGGTCCACCATAATGCTTCACAGCTACAAACTGAACATGACCTTGTTTTAGTGGAAGGTGCTGGCGGACTGATCGTCCCGCTCAAAGAAGGCTATTGCATGCTTGATTTCATGAAGGAATTGAAGTTACCTGTCATTCTTGTTGCAAGAGCTGGTCTTGGAACGATTAATCACACCGTTCTATCTGTGATGGCATTAAAACAAGCAAACATCTCAATTGCAGGCATCCTTCTCAATCGTCTACATGAAGAAGACCCGACAATTGAAAACGATAATGCCGTGATGATTGAGCGTCTTACAAATGTTCCTGTGCTCGGAACGGTGCCACATTTAAATAATCTAGATGACACATTCAAAAATGAACATTCACTTAAGGGTATTTTTAAAGAAATGAACTTAGATCGTTTAAAGGGGGAAACAACTGTATGA
- a CDS encoding TetR/AcrR family transcriptional regulator produces the protein MKRNPEERKRQILKAAFRAVADKGFGNVTLQMIADYAGVSKGVPNYYFENKEDVLAHLLEWMTEKIYEKESANIGKVATAEAKLTAYLDTVFASPEENRQFYRVYLDFLAHAKTNERYRQINEQFYRNCWRLGEGIIQQGIKENIFEVEDISDAAAAIRAMIDGCLIQWLMLNKDELHLTYKHICYSNLITYLQGTRSCEKTS, from the coding sequence ATGAAACGAAATCCCGAAGAACGGAAGAGGCAAATTTTAAAGGCTGCTTTCCGAGCAGTTGCAGATAAAGGCTTTGGAAATGTAACGCTCCAAATGATTGCAGATTACGCTGGAGTAAGCAAAGGAGTACCGAATTATTATTTTGAGAATAAAGAGGATGTGCTCGCTCATTTGCTAGAATGGATGACAGAAAAAATCTATGAAAAAGAAAGCGCCAATATTGGAAAAGTAGCTACGGCTGAAGCAAAATTGACTGCTTATTTAGATACGGTGTTTGCAAGTCCAGAGGAGAACCGGCAGTTTTATCGGGTCTATCTTGATTTTTTAGCCCATGCCAAAACAAATGAACGCTACCGCCAAATTAATGAACAGTTCTACCGCAATTGCTGGAGGCTAGGTGAGGGCATTATCCAGCAAGGTATAAAAGAAAACATCTTCGAGGTAGAGGATATAAGTGATGCAGCGGCTGCCATTCGTGCAATGATTGATGGCTGCCTCATTCAATGGCTGATGCTTAATAAAGATGAGCTTCACTTGACGTATAAACACATCTGCTACAGTAATTTAATTACGTATTTGCAAGGAACGCGCTCTTGTGAAAAAACCAGCTAG
- a CDS encoding DUF2639 domain-containing protein: MHTGSKGWYVEKLKEKGVRTYGPRKIESYKKHVLANLLETNSK; this comes from the coding sequence ATGCATACAGGAAGCAAAGGCTGGTACGTAGAAAAGCTTAAAGAAAAAGGGGTTCGCACTTACGGCCCTCGTAAAATTGAAAGCTACAAAAAGCACGTTCTAGCAAATCTATTAGAAACTAACAGCAAGTAA
- a CDS encoding biotin transporter BioY: protein MKTRNMVLCALFAALMAVGANVSPFLTIGGVPITLQLMFAILAGGILGSRLGALSMSAYMFMGLVGAPVFAQFKGGPAHVLSPTFGFIVSFIVIAYFTGKLVGDKSNASKLSYIGVGFLSLFFNYIIGTNFMYFALKFWAEAPDGFHYGMAWIWMAAYLPLDIVVTTVSLTLLPKLKAALRTSYSPQQTVN from the coding sequence ATGAAAACGAGGAATATGGTGTTGTGTGCGCTGTTTGCTGCTCTGATGGCAGTAGGGGCAAATGTTTCGCCATTTCTAACAATTGGCGGTGTACCAATTACACTACAGCTTATGTTCGCTATTTTAGCCGGAGGTATTCTGGGAAGTAGACTTGGGGCTTTGTCAATGTCAGCTTATATGTTTATGGGTCTAGTCGGTGCCCCAGTATTTGCTCAATTTAAAGGGGGACCTGCACATGTATTAAGTCCCACCTTTGGATTTATTGTTTCTTTTATTGTAATTGCTTATTTTACTGGTAAATTGGTAGGGGACAAATCAAATGCATCAAAGCTGTCATACATAGGAGTTGGTTTTCTAAGCCTTTTCTTTAACTATATCATTGGCACAAACTTCATGTACTTCGCGTTGAAATTTTGGGCAGAAGCACCTGATGGCTTTCATTATGGAATGGCATGGATATGGATGGCTGCTTATTTACCCTTAGACATTGTTGTGACGACTGTGTCACTCACACTTCTTCCCAAGTTGAAAGCAGCGTTACGCACCTCCTATTCACCACAGCAGACTGTTAATTAA
- the thiE gene encoding thiamine phosphate synthase: protein MKREDLKLYFIMGSNNCFQDPVHVLEEAIRGGITCFQFREKGKGAYTGTEKEEFAKVLQKICRQSGIPFIVNDDVDLAERINADGVHVGQDDKHITYVRKQFQGKIVGLSVHNEEEAQEAVAQSVDYIGLGPIYTTSSKEDAKAAVGPGTVQSFRNKAINIPLVAIGGINEANVIEVMEAGADGVSVISAISKASSPFEAANQLKMKLERVKQLPR from the coding sequence ATGAAACGAGAGGATTTAAAGCTGTATTTCATCATGGGAAGCAATAATTGCTTTCAAGACCCTGTGCATGTATTAGAAGAAGCAATTCGTGGCGGAATTACATGCTTTCAATTCCGTGAAAAAGGAAAGGGTGCTTATACAGGTACAGAAAAAGAAGAGTTTGCGAAAGTGCTTCAGAAGATTTGCCGTCAAAGCGGAATCCCATTTATCGTAAATGATGATGTAGACTTAGCAGAAAGAATCAATGCTGATGGTGTGCATGTTGGTCAAGATGACAAGCATATCACATATGTGCGGAAACAATTTCAAGGTAAAATTGTTGGGCTGTCTGTACACAATGAGGAAGAAGCACAAGAAGCAGTGGCGCAATCTGTTGATTATATCGGTTTAGGTCCTATCTATACGACATCCTCAAAGGAAGATGCAAAAGCTGCTGTTGGACCAGGGACAGTCCAAAGCTTTCGTAATAAAGCGATCAACATTCCACTAGTTGCAATCGGTGGTATTAATGAAGCAAACGTCATAGAAGTAATGGAAGCTGGAGCAGATGGAGTGTCTGTCATCTCTGCAATCAGCAAGGCTTCATCTCCATTTGAAGCTGCTAATCAATTAAAAATGAAATTAGAACGAGTAAAGCAGTTGCCGCGTTAG
- a CDS encoding glycoside hydrolase family 68 protein codes for MPKRGSMLLKSVAIASMLLGTAAYAAPQATAEVNPETSVWSREDASKIQRDKTNTAPEITKDEIKDIAPNLYVWDTWPLRDRDGKVARINGYKVIFSLTATKDGVTPTERHNIAKIRYFYSKDGKNWKLGGLAYDPDKAFGSRQWAGSAMMDENGRVHLFYTASGRKGEEEVTMEQRLALTSFDMNATKDGVEISNHGPHEIILTADGEKYQTIEQSQGKGIIYSFRDPWFFKDPKTGKEYILFEGNSPGKADEQTCQPENIGSKQFRQNHDVPEGSALYNGNVGIAEKDGSLSDWKLKDPMLEADCVNQQLERPHIVVKGNQYYLFTISHKFTFAPGLNGPDGLYGFNAKSLHGDYEPLNESGLVVANPASDPLQAYSWLVLPNGDVESFVNKYVDNETGEQKFGGTLAPTLKLSLNGDKTRIVKEYNSPRIK; via the coding sequence ATGCCAAAAAGAGGAAGCATGCTACTTAAATCCGTAGCAATCGCATCCATGCTACTAGGTACTGCTGCATACGCAGCACCTCAAGCAACTGCAGAAGTGAATCCGGAAACTTCTGTATGGTCTCGTGAAGATGCATCGAAGATTCAGCGAGATAAAACAAACACAGCTCCGGAAATTACGAAAGATGAAATCAAAGACATCGCGCCTAACCTTTATGTATGGGACACATGGCCGCTACGCGACAGAGATGGGAAGGTTGCCCGCATTAACGGCTACAAAGTTATTTTCTCTCTTACAGCAACAAAAGATGGCGTAACACCAACAGAACGCCATAACATTGCAAAAATCCGTTATTTCTATTCAAAAGACGGGAAGAATTGGAAGCTTGGTGGCTTAGCTTATGACCCAGACAAAGCATTTGGTTCAAGACAGTGGGCCGGGTCTGCAATGATGGATGAAAATGGACGCGTACATCTCTTCTACACCGCTTCTGGCCGGAAAGGTGAAGAAGAAGTCACAATGGAACAACGTCTAGCTCTGACAAGCTTTGACATGAACGCAACAAAAGATGGCGTCGAAATTTCGAACCACGGCCCACATGAGATTATTTTAACAGCTGATGGTGAGAAGTACCAGACAATCGAACAATCACAAGGCAAAGGAATTATCTATTCATTCCGTGATCCTTGGTTCTTCAAAGACCCGAAAACAGGTAAAGAATACATTTTATTTGAAGGGAACTCTCCAGGAAAAGCTGATGAGCAGACGTGTCAGCCAGAAAACATTGGAAGCAAGCAGTTCAGACAAAATCATGACGTCCCAGAAGGTTCAGCTCTATACAACGGTAATGTAGGGATTGCTGAGAAAGACGGAAGCCTATCTGATTGGAAATTAAAAGATCCAATGCTTGAAGCAGACTGTGTGAACCAACAGCTTGAGCGTCCGCATATTGTTGTGAAAGGAAACCAATATTACTTATTTACAATCAGCCATAAGTTCACATTCGCCCCTGGACTTAACGGACCAGACGGCCTATACGGCTTCAATGCGAAATCTCTTCACGGTGACTATGAACCATTGAATGAATCAGGACTTGTCGTAGCAAACCCAGCTAGCGATCCATTACAAGCATATTCTTGGTTAGTACTTCCAAACGGTGACGTTGAAAGCTTCGTTAACAAGTATGTTGATAATGAAACTGGCGAGCAGAAATTCGGTGGCACACTAGCACCAACACTCAAACTATCACTTAATGGAGACAAAACAAGAATCGTAAAAGAATACAATTCTCCACGTATTAAGTAA
- the thiD gene encoding bifunctional hydroxymethylpyrimidine kinase/phosphomethylpyrimidine kinase — MSNVSCALTIAGTDPSGGAGIQADLKTFQELGVYGMSVITSVVAQNTMGVKDVIHMPVSFIEKQLDAVLEDIRPHAIKSGMIASVDMIELVAKKVADAGIPYVIDPVMIAKSGDALIGEQASDALREKLIPLASLITPNLPEAEVITGMKISTIAEMEEAAKIIVHEYGARAVVMKGGHLEGEAIDLLYDGEDFSSFTSRRFQTKHTHGTGCTFSAAITAELAKGAVMKDAVATGKTFITAAIEHTLGIGKGNGPTNHWAYHSTKVGK, encoded by the coding sequence ATGAGTAATGTATCTTGTGCACTTACAATTGCTGGTACAGATCCTAGTGGAGGAGCAGGAATCCAAGCAGACTTGAAAACCTTTCAAGAGCTCGGTGTCTATGGCATGTCCGTTATTACATCAGTTGTAGCTCAAAATACGATGGGGGTTAAAGACGTCATTCATATGCCTGTTTCATTTATTGAAAAGCAGTTAGATGCTGTTCTTGAAGATATTAGGCCTCATGCGATTAAGTCAGGTATGATCGCATCTGTTGATATGATCGAGCTTGTTGCAAAGAAAGTCGCTGATGCAGGTATTCCATATGTTATTGATCCAGTCATGATAGCGAAAAGTGGTGATGCATTAATTGGTGAACAAGCGAGTGATGCACTACGTGAGAAGCTGATTCCGCTTGCTAGCCTTATTACGCCAAACCTCCCTGAAGCAGAAGTAATAACAGGGATGAAGATTTCCACAATAGCTGAAATGGAAGAAGCTGCAAAGATAATTGTGCATGAATATGGAGCGCGGGCAGTTGTTATGAAAGGTGGACATTTAGAAGGCGAAGCAATAGACCTTTTATACGATGGTGAGGACTTTTCAAGCTTCACTTCAAGAAGGTTTCAAACAAAGCATACTCATGGTACAGGTTGTACGTTTTCTGCGGCAATTACTGCAGAACTTGCTAAAGGAGCAGTCATGAAAGATGCTGTTGCAACAGGAAAGACATTTATCACGGCTGCAATTGAACATACATTAGGGATTGGAAAAGGAAATGGACCAACTAATCATTGGGCTTATCATTCAACAAAGGTGGGGAAATAA
- the bioA gene encoding adenosylmethionine--8-amino-7-oxononanoate transaminase codes for MNPQTLLDDSKKYLWLPFTQMTDYERDPLIIESGEGIKLKDIHGNEYLDGYSSLWLNVHGHRKKEIDEAIKKQLDSIAHSTLLGAANVPAIELAKKLVEITPTNLQRTFYSDSGAESVEIAIKMAYQYWQNKGFKKKTKFVALSNGYHGDTVGAISVGAVDLYHRVYGSLMFESIKAPFPLVYRNPSNNVEQIRDDALAELRKIFEERHEEIAGITVESVIQGAGGMQVMPKGYLKGVEKLCREFDILLIVDEVATGFGRTGKMFAVEHEDVQPDLMTIAKGITGGYLPIAATMTTEDVYEAFYGEYEEMKTFFHGHSYTGNQLGCAAALANLEIYEKENLVEQAQEKAAFIADELQQLKQLNHVGDVRQLGLMCGIEIVKDKETKEPFPFQERAAYRSTLKMRELGMLTRPLGDIVVFMPPLASTKEELKEMISIMKQSIKETTESMTAVQ; via the coding sequence ATGAATCCACAAACACTTCTCGATGATAGTAAAAAATATCTTTGGCTCCCATTTACACAAATGACTGACTATGAGCGTGACCCGCTTATTATTGAAAGCGGTGAAGGAATTAAATTAAAAGACATTCACGGGAACGAATATTTAGATGGCTACTCATCACTTTGGTTAAATGTTCACGGCCACCGAAAAAAAGAAATCGACGAAGCTATTAAGAAACAGCTTGATTCAATTGCTCACTCTACCCTATTAGGGGCAGCCAATGTACCGGCGATTGAGCTCGCAAAGAAGCTAGTTGAAATCACGCCTACTAACCTGCAACGTACCTTCTATTCTGACAGTGGTGCTGAATCTGTTGAAATTGCAATTAAGATGGCTTATCAATATTGGCAAAACAAAGGGTTCAAGAAAAAAACAAAATTTGTTGCCCTTTCAAATGGCTATCATGGTGATACAGTCGGGGCGATAAGTGTTGGGGCGGTTGACCTTTATCACCGTGTATATGGCTCACTTATGTTCGAATCTATTAAAGCACCATTCCCGCTTGTATATCGCAACCCATCAAATAATGTAGAGCAAATTCGTGATGATGCTCTAGCTGAACTGCGAAAGATTTTCGAAGAACGCCATGAAGAAATCGCTGGTATTACTGTCGAGTCGGTTATCCAAGGTGCCGGCGGTATGCAGGTTATGCCAAAAGGTTATCTAAAAGGTGTCGAGAAGCTTTGTCGTGAATTTGATATTCTTCTTATTGTTGACGAAGTTGCCACAGGCTTTGGTCGTACCGGAAAAATGTTTGCTGTTGAACATGAAGACGTTCAGCCTGACTTAATGACAATCGCCAAAGGGATTACAGGTGGATACCTGCCTATCGCAGCAACGATGACAACTGAAGATGTCTATGAAGCATTTTATGGCGAATATGAGGAGATGAAAACATTTTTCCACGGCCATTCTTATACAGGTAACCAGCTTGGCTGTGCTGCTGCATTAGCTAACCTCGAAATTTATGAGAAGGAAAATTTAGTTGAGCAAGCACAAGAGAAAGCCGCATTTATCGCCGATGAGCTGCAACAACTGAAACAACTGAACCATGTCGGTGATGTTCGTCAATTAGGCTTAATGTGTGGAATTGAGATTGTGAAAGACAAAGAAACGAAAGAGCCGTTCCCTTTCCAAGAACGAGCTGCTTACCGTTCAACACTAAAAATGCGGGAGCTTGGTATGCTGACACGACCACTGGGCGATATCGTCGTCTTCATGCCGCCGCTTGCAAGCACAAAAGAAGAATTAAAAGAGATGATCAGCATTATGAAACAATCGATCAAGGAAACAACTGAAAGTATGACAGCTGTACAATAG
- the thiM gene encoding hydroxyethylthiazole kinase, whose amino-acid sequence MNSQAVLEAVENVRTNNPLIHSLTNVVVTNFTANGLLALGASPVMSTAKEEAADMASIANGVLINMGTLTPSEVEAMVLAGQAANKKGIPVVLDPVGVGATPFRSETVEKLLEHINFTVVRGNAGEIANVIGTKWEVRGVDSTGDGDVHSLAEEAAKKLNTTVIITGKVDVISDGVTTYEVHNGHEWLTKVTGGGCLLGAVISAFLATNEDTFKASVGALVYYGAAAQHAAEISSGPGTFQTAFLDALCNLSNDRLVELADFSCTSSKEANV is encoded by the coding sequence ATGAACTCTCAAGCAGTGTTAGAAGCGGTAGAAAATGTTCGCACCAATAATCCATTAATTCATAGCCTTACGAATGTGGTGGTAACGAATTTTACAGCAAATGGCTTACTTGCTTTAGGCGCTTCACCAGTGATGTCGACAGCAAAGGAAGAAGCTGCAGACATGGCTTCAATTGCAAACGGTGTATTAATTAATATGGGAACATTAACGCCAAGCGAAGTCGAAGCAATGGTGCTAGCAGGGCAGGCTGCAAACAAAAAAGGTATTCCGGTTGTATTAGATCCAGTAGGCGTTGGTGCTACACCTTTCCGTTCCGAAACGGTTGAAAAGTTATTAGAGCATATTAACTTCACAGTTGTCCGTGGGAATGCCGGCGAAATTGCAAATGTTATTGGGACTAAGTGGGAAGTAAGAGGTGTTGATTCAACAGGGGATGGAGATGTACACAGCCTAGCTGAAGAAGCTGCAAAGAAGCTTAATACAACCGTTATTATTACAGGCAAGGTGGATGTCATTAGTGATGGGGTAACGACATATGAAGTTCATAACGGTCATGAGTGGCTAACGAAAGTAACAGGTGGAGGTTGCTTGCTTGGTGCAGTCATAAGTGCTTTTCTAGCAACGAATGAAGATACATTTAAAGCATCTGTTGGAGCATTGGTTTATTACGGAGCAGCTGCACAACATGCAGCGGAAATCTCTTCAGGTCCTGGGACATTCCAAACAGCTTTTCTTGATGCGTTATGCAACCTTTCAAATGATAGGCTAGTGGAGCTCGCAGACTTTTCATGCACATCAAGTAAGGAAGCAAACGTATGA